Proteins found in one Plasmodium gaboni strain SY75 chromosome 13, whole genome shotgun sequence genomic segment:
- a CDS encoding hypothetical protein (conserved Plasmodium protein, unknown function), which produces MDQQDCLPSEIKDALISLHDEHFSYQKYLNVLKDYIYLDPIKNINTLINYILNNINNHDIEKNICHYLSDVIIYIQDINKIISEENNIIEEKLDESDYSNSLFYEEYRIKIKDEKLKKYDVGDYRINLIQNCTRNINYLKLMYIISNVILPKNGYVLFINIFHKHEINYQYKLLSLEYFANIANKINIDRAKYIAQILPLILEKFYNTDGEPYYNDNINNIDILLSMCKFINILCDESIKAQEDDKQDVALYSIVAFIMRIICYHSVYLPINRNVEKLGKYIYYDHINYNECLKEYSNLTYNLYKSKKHILIKNCLSSLIWRLSIINPNLPRTIERVNILIPNTKACALENSTMEISILCYLILIERVNINSFPLVFSELYLLNLMIRNSYNLILCVSNAKESLRDSLLIKAYHFIIVCCFLSKCIYRKNKEYYTNIYKFKWRPYDFLKLIYETIHNYNHLKFYTKHIYYSISNIMRNFQWDIFFSIYNRLIIESSSDTVRSIISSYVKDELFKKMIHVVDSVQQIDMISCEFTTQEILKGEDGNNFVKEKEINNKHYSSTNDYNNNDINKEHIPYNITSNIQSKNSKENEIHKIGCQIKKIVHQLIGEESVLLYIDSITVALNIIKMILLNKRFTQFYKYIIKVDETSTCFIQNKMKYFYDQIKIEKSVLSYENQKNNNSITQINDNNDILQTEQNLNTTFNNINMNKLDIVLMLLSDIEKSIAEMKQNINTSTNTNTNTKG; this is translated from the coding sequence atgGATCAACAAGATTGCTTGCCCAGTGAAATTAAGGATGCCTTAATTTCTTTACATGATGAACATTTCAGttatcaaaaatatttgaacGTATTAAAggattatatatatttagatccaataaagaatattaatacattaattaattatattttaaataatattaataacCATGATATagagaaaaatatttgtcattatttatccgatgtaattatatatatacaagatataaataaaataataagtgaagaaaataatattatagaaGAAAAGTTAGATGAAAGTGATTATTCAAATagtttattttatgaagaatatcgtataaaaataaaagatgagaaattaaaaaaatatgatgTAGGTGATTATCGTATAAATCTTATACAAAATTGTACtagaaatataaattacttaaaattaatgtatattattagtaATGTAATATTACCAAAAAATGGgtatgttttatttattaatatatttcataaacatgaaattaattatcaatataaattattatcattagAATATTTTGCAAATATTGcaaataaaattaatatagATAGAGCTAAATATATTGCACAAATTCTTCCTCTAATTTTagaaaaattttataatacaGATGGAGAACcttattataatgataatataaataatatagatatattattatctatgTGTAAattcattaatatattatgtgaTGAATCTATAAAAGCACAAGAAGATGATAAACAAGATGTTGCATTATATTCTATAGTTGCATTTATTATGAGAATTATTTGTTATCATAGTGTATATTTACCTATTAATAGAAATGTCGAAAAATTAggtaaatatatttattatgatcatattaattataatgaatgtttaaaagaatatagtaatttaacatataatttatataaatcaaaaaaacatatcttaataaaaaattgtttATCTTCATTAATATGGAGACTTTCTATTATTAATCCAAACCTACCTAGAACAATAGAAAGAGTAAATATTCTTATACCTAATACAAAAGCATGTGCTCTTGAAAATTCTACTATGGAAATATCTATACTTTGTTATTTAATTTTGATAGAAAGAGTTAATATAAATTCGTTTCCTCTTGTTTTCTCCGAACTATATTTACTTAATTTAATGATTAGAAATAgttataatttaattttatgtGTCTCAAATGCAAAGGAAAGTTTAAGAGATAGTTTACTTATTAAAGCATATCATTTTATCATTGTCTGCTGCTTTTTATCTAAATGtatttatagaaaaaataaagaatattatactaatatttataaatttaaatgGAGACCTTATGATTTTcttaaattaatatatgaaaccatacataattataatcaCTTGAAATTTTATActaaacatatttattattctaTAAGTAATATTATGAGGAATTTCCAATGGgacatttttttttctatatataacaGATTGATAATTGAATCATCATCTGACACTGTGAGAAGTATTATATCTTCTTATGTAAAGGATGAGCTTTTTAAAAAGATGATCCATGTAGTTGATAGTGTTCAACAGATTGATATGATATCATGCGAGTTTACGACTcaagaaatattaaaaggAGAAGATGGTAACAATTTTGTCAAGGAGAAggaaataaataataaacattATTCTTCTAcaaatgattataataataatgatattaataaagaaCATATCCCTTATAATATAACTTCCAACATACAATCAAAAAAttcaaaagaaaatgaaatacataaaatagGGTGccaaataaaaaaaatagttCATCAACTTATAGGAGAAGAATCtgttcttttatatatagattCCATCACTGTAgcattaaatataataaaaatgattttGTTAAATAAAAGGTTTACacaattttataaatatataataaaagtagATGAAACATCTACATGTTTcatacaaaataaaatgaaatatttttatgatcAAATAAAGATAGAAAAATCTGTATTATCATATgaaaatcaaaaaaataataattccATAACCcaaataaatgataataacGATATTTTACAGACTGAGCAAAATTTAAATACtacatttaataatattaacatGAACAAACTGGATATCGTTCTTATGCTTTTATCGGACATAGAAAAAAGCATAGCAGAAATGAAGcaaaatataaacacaAGCACAAACACAAACACAAACACAAAAGgataa
- a CDS encoding putative telomerase reverse transcriptase translates to MNNEPTNNDKNYLRNIFNCTDKKIKLFKSYLKNKLDIDSFTLGEYCFKHDEKFQKSVLSNILKEQIISKKDKNKLYLINEIIIDTSFFEENYDFQYFLENVLLLEDLVLKKLDNKLNDEDFIFKENKKLSINNWKECYSHIKKKLNIKGMDEKSKIYNNSILLFNSTKFSYDDINCCDSFYGLKVWDILFNYVSFEFLNYLLSNTLIFISDFFFVNTNNHFKTYIKSSYFIKIAEIQLNYQDAQNVERNIISKKKNLYYKNTKLVKLTYQKKSIKDNATPNLTVKKKKINKKNINTNENINSYIYNISNQNNEIQQYNINHINMDKNTINKPKESQNFIINNKLLDDQLLYYKTNKNNVNTDIYSNDNKTAISTNQYVDVHNHISDPTRKNIFYHSVNSFSYETSSNVFNYDNLKQHTTYIDTPNKSQTCINMTNHHEIDENSDKELKNQKYNQYEYVDNVCTGNKNISNENISDKCIITKTIPQKYNINKKYKYLLKKKYHKIYTNNDHSYGNYLYLLQCSGRILKNDFFKDMKQIQEERKKYTSNIKMNNEYTNNIIINNNNNNNNNNNNNNNNKHNNSVHRLGHVNDLSSSIICPSSNIPHCNNYKECNEKVTQIKNNSLLITENLSKKKKLLPQIDFFSDDRKRKCSSVGYDIKKKNVSNIKRYHNKINKMNEKKKKWNKIIINRNNILQHNTTNKCKTFLFNKHIIFDKIENNNIPLFIYDLLNYIFKSDQTYFYHNNFIDEYKQKICKQIKCSTKKNDISHIITSRKENNLFHVQKLENNYKCPNIYKQLRKTKILKYVYDYFKEFINNVINTKFGKIYRKFFPRKHILNKIYKIFKIIRLQIIKKYHIINIRKNRKFIKQKVYDTFFKNYDFLSFSFKTYKIINFIVYITKKCIPIKLLGSKHNFKIFLKNVKRFLLFNYKESFSLNQVMKNIKVKNIFQKKISKCNNIKNTVLLNKISYYNNYHKRILLNNNKEIITNINDNIKIYNETNNNFNNSFKTPTLFNKMRRKYFNKIKKINICIQKRHLMNRLIYFLFNYFIMPLIRRFFFLTKSEQTLHKTIFFDRKIWNHFTKISNFCLYHQIFTNKKLKKRNEPKMDNAQNILNVNKKAEKLKTKKYTSIKKIKKFSTNKCVNNKFSKNCNTKKKNLYNITRHNNIFVKKDMEQKSKTNILINKSIDNLYKLKEINKKNVRPYIKKFYYKIRKKYFALKKMYIHIRMTKDEKRDIKLEKNLKHFFIFAQEKEHILKYFSSHFFQKRKINYSKRFNKLIHRIKNIIIKKNSGITKNKDKTFSQLIKNKTNNINNKNNNNKKKKKKNNNNNNNNNKKVKHSENNTSDNPSLEKKKKKKIYIHKIKNIIEKRNFMLKLNSINHFISKKLRINWIPKKKGLRPLINLSTLNVPEIVKQRIFEILKSKKSSEFYFHNILNNLEREKKDKNIKKRKKYNKKNFNPVSLNNICNFSLKCLGNMRHNNNSLFKNTLTKTGEIELKLKIWLHYLKNWFYRKKRMKKYIKNKLKNNKKIYAYICIGDFSNCYEHINHNYLFKILKNFFDNITNFEFIYLFKRSFRLYNKNLNNSFLSYYPVNVKSFGLHYIRNLRELIIKSNINDNHHFLLNQMFKTRSKSDLYIFADSYKSLQVDKRDIFMTIITVIRYYYLNIYFSIKEFKLNRKNIFYFQIFQENQMKSVYLSVRDKKKVENIKNWYLNSMKKINHEEILTSLKNSSINVNNKNNMICMNLEQDTQEKGNTQNEEKNDIYIGPIYNKSCNSTIINDSSNNNKWNNINVSMDNKNDVLLHKGNTNMNGYYMNDIKCNNNSNNNSNNNSNNKLKCVTRNVNNDIIKYHKTIDTDNSKNNHAYFKNKFLNFLDKKIISNIYGLPQGFSLSNILCSLYYAYLDKNEEFQNLLYSEKQNNNKYFSANGKCNYFNLDSIMLRFIDDFLFITLNKKNIKIFKNLLLKKKIWGSNINSSKTKIFKIPLIYKNDLLIYNFRNKCQQKNKHKIKKKINIQNRRIKYKHNELVNTNQKKKNRFVQKDKINKYINVINPIIQKNDSTMSSNSIMNFEALPNKGSNKSYSSIYTDIPNSVVNDDIEYNQNSDNNSYSSNKLYNNVNMTQNSHNNNVNIFKKEQNQSFQCFNSNNIYIQNDKKENNILQINKKLSSNGNLTKKNKKINTLTCLQIDKVIKTLKCKKKYIKHIKKFKYMNKFVKFQKFQNTSFELKINKINKNIRRLNKLKKRKNHSINIAPVSSIEWLNNSYTFDFINNSIQSTSYPWKNKSDATIRNHLHLHNVIIDKNNKTYFMKYLVENRIVRNIISKQKKCQSLYKNKQNVYFCYKNNFILLKSSILKFICCIKTLKKMFNAFTNSTYNTNFILFLISYMNKVLIKNKKLKFVKLFLIQTAIEAFRYARIFNHQDSFYPCLQHFKKIKKRLIHKYKIGYNKNLLREFFYLFNFIKKELYNSWPYMFKIKN, encoded by the coding sequence atgaataatgaacctacaaataatgataagaattatttaagaaatatatttaattgtactgataagaaaataaaattatttaaatcttacttaaaaaacaaattagATATTGATTCTTTTACCTTAGGTGAATATTGTTTTAAACATGATGAGAAATTCCAGAAAAGTGTGTTGTcgaatatattaaaagaacAAATAATAAGTAAGAAGGATAagaataaattatatttaataaatgaaataataatagatACATCATTTTTTGAAGAGAATTATgattttcaatattttttagaaaatgttttattattagaagatttagttttaaaaaagttggataataaattaaatgatgaggattttatatttaaagaaaataaaaaattatctaTAAATAATTGGAAAGAATGTTATAGTcatattaagaaaaaattaaatatcAAAGGTATGGATGAAAAAAGtaagatatataataattctattttattatttaattctactaaattttcatatgatgatataaattGTTGTGATTCTTTTTATGGTTTAAAAGTATGggatatattatttaattatgTGTCATTCgaatttttaaattatttattgtCTAATACacttatatttatatcagACTTCTTTTTTGTCAATACAAATAATCattttaaaacatatataaaatcatCTTACTTTATTAAAATTGCAGAAATACAATTAAATTATCAAGATGCTCAAAATGTGgaaagaaatattatttcaaagaaaaaaaatttatattataaaaatactAAACTGGTTAAATTAAcatatcaaaaaaaaagcatAAAAGATAATGCAACACCAAATTTAACcgtgaaaaaaaaaaaaataaataaaaaaaatataaatacaaatgagaatataaatagttatatatataatatatcaaatcaaaataatgaaatccaacaatataatattaatcaTATCAATATGGACAAAAATACTATAAACAAACCGAAGGAGTCGCAgaattttattatcaataataaattattgGATGATCaacttttatattataaaacaaataaaaataatgtaaacACGGATATTTATtcaaatgataataaaacGGCTATTAGTACTAACCAATATGTAGATGTACATAACCATATAAGTGATCCAACaaggaaaaatatattttatcatagTGTAAACAGCTTTTCGTATGAAACAAGTTCGAACGTTTTTAATTATGATAATCTGAAACAACATACAACATATATAGATACACCAAATAAAAGTCAAACATGTATTAATATGACTAATCATCATGAAATAGATGAAAATTCAgataaagaattaaaaaatcaaaaatataatcaaTATGAATATGTAGATAACGTATGTACAGggaataaaaatatatcaaacGAAAATATAAGTgataaatgtattattacTAAAACGATCCctcaaaaatataatattaataaaaaatataaatacttattaaaaaaaaaataccATAAGATATACACAAATAACGACCATTCATATGGAAATTATTTGTATCTTCTTCAGTGTAGTGGAAgaattttaaaaaatgacTTTTTTAAGGACATGAAACAAATACAAGAGGAAAGAAAGAAATACACATCAAATATTAAGATGAACAAtgaatatacaaataatattataataaacaacaacaataataataataataataataataataataataataataaacataataatagtgTGCATAGGTTGGGACATGTGAACGATTTGTCCTCCTCTATTATATGTCCATCTTCTAACATCCCTCACTGTAATAATTACAAAGAATGTAATGAAAAAGTAACACAGATAAAGAACAATTCCTTACTAATAACAGAAAATTTgtcaaaaaaaaaaaaattgttaCCACAAATAGATTTCTTTTCTGATGATAGAAAGAGGAAATGCTCATCAGTTGGTTATGAcataaaaaagaagaatgttagtaatattaaaagatatcataataaaataaacaaaatgaatgaaaaaaaaaaaaaatggaataaaataataatcaatAGAAACAACATTTTACAACACAATACAACTAATAAATGTAAAACATTTCTATTTAATAAACACATaatatttgataaaatagaaaataacaatattcctttatttatttatgatttattaaattatatatttaaatcagatcaaacatatttttatcataataattttatagaTGAATATAAGCAGAAAATATgtaaacaaataaaatgttcaactaaaaaaaatgatatatctcatataattacatctaggaaagaaaataatttatttcatGTACAAAAActtgaaaataattataaatgtccaaatatatataaacaattaAGAAAGACaaaaattttgaaatatgtatatgattattttaaggaatttattaataatgtaATTAATACCAAATTTggtaaaatatatagaaaattttttcctcgaaaacatatattaaataaaatatataaaatatttaaaattataagattacaaataataaaaaaatatcatattataaatatacgAAAGAATagaaaatttattaaacaAAAAGTATATGATAccttttttaaaaattatgatttcttatcattttcattcAAAACATATAAgattattaattttatcGTATATATAACCAAAAAATGTATACCTATCAAATTATTAGGTAGTAAACATaatttcaaaatatttttaaaaaatgtaaaaagatttttgttatttaattataaagaaaGTTTTTCTTTGAATCAAgtaatgaaaaatattaaagtaaaaaatatattccaaaaaaaaataagtaaatgtaataatataaaaaatacagtcttattaaataaaatatcttattataataacTATCACAAAAGAATTTTacttaataataataaggaaatcataacaaatataaatgataacataaaaatatataatgaaacaaataataattttaataattcatttaaaaCACCTACATTATTCAATAAAATGAGGagaaaatatttcaataaaattaaaaaaattaatatatgtatacaaaAAAGACATCTTATGAATagattaatatatttcctttttaattattttattatgcCACTAATTAgaagatttttttttctaacCAAATCTGAGCAAACCTTACATAAAACAATTTTCTTTGATAGAAAAATTTGGAATCACTTCACAAAAATTTCCAATTTTTGTCTTTACCATCAAATATTTACGAATAAaaagttaaaaaaaagaaatgaacCCAAAATGGATAATGcacaaaatatattaaatgtgAACAAAAAAGCTGAAAAACTAAAAACAAAGAAATATACAtctattaaaaaaattaaaaaattcaGTACTAATAAATgtgtaaataataaattttcaaaaaattgtaacacaaaaaaaaaaaatttatataacatcacacgtcataataatatatttgttaaaAAGGATATGGAACAAAAATCAAAAACTaacattttaattaataaaagtatagataatttatacaaattaaaagaaattaataaaaaaaatgttagaccatatatcaaaaaattttactataaaataagaaaaaaatattttgctctaaaaaaaatgtatattcatattaGAATGACAAAAGATGAAAAACGTGACataaaattagaaaaaaatttgaaacatttttttatttttgcTCAAGAAAAAGAGCACatattgaaatattttagttctcatttttttcaaaagAGGAAGATAAATTATAGTAAACGATTTAATAAACTAATACatagaataaaaaatattataataaagaaaaacaGTGGAATTACTAAAAATAAGGATAAGACATTTTCACAACTaatcaaaaataaaactaACAACATCAACAATAAgaataacaataataagaagaaaaaaaagaagaacaataataataataataataataataaaaaggtTAAACATAGTGAGAACAACACAAGTGATAATCCCAgtttagaaaaaaaaaaaaaaaaaaaaatatacatacataaaataaaaaatattatagaGAAAAGAAATTTTATGTTAAAATTAAATTCAATCAATCATTTTATATCTAAAAAGTTAAGAATTAATTGGATAccgaaaaaaaaaggattAAGACCATTAATTAATTTGTCTACTTTAAATGTCCCAGAAATTGTGAAGCAACGAATTTTTGAAATTTTGAAAAGTAAAAAAAGCAGTGAATTTTATTTccataatattttgaataatttagaaagagaaaagaaagataaaaatataaagaaaagaaaaaaatataataagaaaaattttaatCCTGTATCATTAAAcaatatatgtaatttttcCTTGAAATGCTTAGGTAATATGAgacataataataattccttatttaaaaatacattaaCAAAAACAGGAGAAATtgaattaaaattaaaaatatggttacattatttaaagaattggttttatagaaaaaaacgaatgaaaaaatatattaaaaataaattaaaaaacaataaaaagatatatgcatatatatgtatcggagatttttcaaattgttatgaacatataaatcataattatttattcaaaattttaaaaaatttctttgataatataactaattttgaatttatttatttatttaaaagatcatttagattatataataagaatttaaataattccTTTTTATCCTATTATCCAGTTAATGTAAAATCATTTGGTCTACATTATATAAGAAACTTACGAGAACTTATAATTAAATCAAATATCAATGATAATCATCactttttattaaatcaAATGTTTAAAACAAGATCAAAATCggatttatatatttttgcCGATTCGTATAAAAGTCTTCAAGTTGACAAAAGGGATATTTTCATGACTATTATTACTGTTATTAGATATTACTACctcaatatatattttagtataaaagaatttaaACTTAATaggaaaaatattttctattttcaaatatttcAAGAAAATCAAATGAAGAGTGTTTATTTGAGTGTTCGTGATAAGAAAAAAgttgaaaatattaaaaattgGTATTTAAACAGcatgaaaaaaataaatcatgAGGAAATACTAACAAgtttaaaaaattcatccataaatgtaaataataaaaacaatatgATATGTATGAATCTTGAGCAAGATACACaagaaaaaggaaatacacaaaatgaagagaagaatgatatttatattggaccaatatataataaatcGTGTAACAGCACAATAATTAACGatagtagtaataataataaatggAATAATATCAATGTGAGTATGGATAATAAGAATGATGTACTATTACATAAAGGTAATACTAATATGAATGGGTATTATATGAATGACataaaatgtaataataatagcaataataatagtaataataatagtaataataaattaaaatgtgTTACGAGAAATGTAAACAATGACATAATAAAATACCATAAAACTATCGACACAGATAATAGTAAAAACAACCATGCTTactttaaaaataaattccTAAATTTTTtggataaaaaaattattagtaatatatatggCTTACCACAAGGTTTTAGCTTATCTAATATATTGTGCTCCTTATATTATGCATATTtagataaaaatgaagagtttcaaaatttattatattcagaaaaacaaaacaataataaatatttctcAGCAAATGGAAAGTGTAATTATTTCAATTTAGATTCTATCATGCTCCGATTTATTGatgattttttatttataactcttaataaaaaaaatattaaaatttttaaaaacttgctcttaaaaaaaaaaatatgggGAAGTAATATTAATTCATCCAAAACCAAAATCTTCAAAATACcacttatatataaaaatgatttactaatatataattttcgAAATAAATGccaacaaaaaaataaacataaaataaaaaaaaaaataaacatacAAAATAGAAGGAtcaaatataaacataatgAGTTAGTCAATACtaatcaaaaaaaaaaaaacagaTTTGTTcaaaaagataaaataaataaatatataaatgtcATAAACCcaataatacaaaaaaatgattCAACCATGTCTTCTAATTCTATTATGAATTTTGAAGCCTTACCTAATAAAGGAAGTAATAAAAGTTACAGTTCAATATATACAGATATCCCAAATAGTGTTGTAAATGACGATATAGAATATAATCAAAACagtgataataattcatatagTAGTAATAAATTATACAATAATGTGAATATGACTCAAAATAgtcataataataatgttaatatttttaaaaaagaacaaaacCAAAGTTTTCAATGCTTTAATAgtaacaatatatatattcaaaatgataaaaaagaaaataatattttacaaaTTAACAAAAAGTTATCTTCCAATGGAAatttaacaaaaaaaaataaaaaaataaatactCTAACATGTTTACAAATTGATAAAGTTATAAAAACCTTAAAAtgtaagaaaaaatatataaaacatataaaaaagttcaagtatatgaataaatttGTAAAATTTCAAAAGTTTCAAAATACCTCTTttgaattaaaaattaataaaattaataaaaatattagaagattgaataaattaaaaaaacGTAAAAATCATTCTATAAACATTGCACCTGTTAGTTCTATAGAATGGTTAAATAATTCATACACATTtgattttattaataattctaTACAAAGTACTTCATATCCATGGAAAAATAAATCTGATGCTACTATTAGAAATCATTTGCATTTACATAATGTTATaatagataaaaataataaaacatattttatgaaatatCTAGTTGAAAATAGAATTGTACGAAATATTATATccaaacaaaaaaaatgtcaatccttatataaaaataagcaaaatgtttatttctgttataaaaataattttatctTATTAAAATCATCTATATTAAAATTCATATGTTGTATTAAAACACTCaaaaaaatgtttaatGCATTTACAAATTCTACATATAATACcaattttatattatttctcATATCGTATATGAACAAAGtgttaataaaaaataaaaaactCAAATTTGTCAAATTGTTTTTAATCCAAACTGCAATCGAAGCTTTCCGTTATGCCAGAATTTTTAATCACCAAGATTCCTTTTATCCGTGTCTCCAACATTTTAagaaaatcaaaaaaagattaattcacaaatacaaaattggatataacaaaaatttACTGCgagaatttttttatctGTTTAATTTTATCAAGAAGGAGTTGTATAATTCATGGCCTTACATgttcaaaataaaaaattaa